One stretch of Cohnella algarum DNA includes these proteins:
- a CDS encoding helix-turn-helix domain-containing protein, with product MAEFIHIVGDQIRKIRKLKGMTQERLAERSGLSFSYISDVERGTRNISLESLGKIISALGVKPAQLFEDIEELPMHYGSDNIRTKIEGLNAMLSQRHADEVDFVIKVAREFLNTIDRRNR from the coding sequence ATGGCAGAGTTCATCCATATTGTTGGCGATCAAATTCGCAAGATACGGAAGCTCAAAGGCATGACGCAAGAGCGGCTGGCGGAGCGATCCGGTCTGAGCTTCAGCTATATTAGTGACGTTGAACGAGGTACCCGTAATATATCGCTGGAATCTTTGGGAAAAATCATCAGTGCATTGGGTGTGAAACCCGCTCAACTGTTTGAGGATATTGAAGAATTGCCAATGCATTATGGCAGTGACAATATTCGCACTAAGATTGAGGGCTTAAACGCTATGCTAAGCCAACGTCATGCAGATGAAGTGGACTTCGTGATCAAAGTGGCACGTGAATTTCTGAACACTATTGATCGAAGGAATCGTTGA
- a CDS encoding S-layer homology domain-containing protein has protein sequence MSVKKITSLFITALILFSMFGTASAALPGYGEELQNAPSSTSTVTFTDVPTTHWASKYISEMASRKVLEGYPDGKFRPENQVSRAEFATIIVKASGLQAKKVNYSSFSDVKTTDWYSPFIEAVKDYMTGYRTADGSYIFNPTAPALREDITVALVKLKGYDVSRLANRSIIEAMFKDYAGISEAAKDYVAVAVENGLVSGYQDETFRPQASITRAEAATLLWRAYQYGNDNKSVGGGNQTTTTTPTPPVTQPTSPTTQQPPLPVKFSVDTLVGGLGKGQIDGPVRQAKISEVQSMVIDKDNNIFFLDGDDRNFLKIRKFNNANGTVETKTIDRTFDWDYIADDKTVTHLDYSKFKPQKLAYNGASNKVYVGGTNHIDIIYELSPVVQVATYSSDSNGKFDFIGFDNHQSLTFGVSYYGNGSTKIFQGEKGGQASSLANSKESTGVDLLPRSIDDLYRTMSDAIIAEQAIYTLNTYNKSLSKVQLYPRKVETIATFNNIEFDCLVAHEGKFYVASGTTIYEIGLDGSRSIYLDGKDLTYNDGNPINKISQLSFDSNGNVIVYDDDNKAIRRINLV, from the coding sequence ATGTCAGTGAAGAAAATTACTTCTTTGTTCATCACAGCATTAATATTGTTCAGTATGTTCGGAACGGCATCGGCGGCATTGCCTGGGTACGGCGAAGAATTGCAGAATGCACCATCCAGTACATCGACCGTTACCTTTACAGACGTACCGACTACGCATTGGGCGAGCAAATACATATCGGAAATGGCATCCCGGAAAGTCCTCGAAGGTTACCCGGATGGCAAGTTCAGACCGGAAAATCAGGTATCCAGAGCGGAATTTGCCACAATTATTGTTAAAGCATCCGGATTACAGGCGAAGAAAGTAAACTATTCTTCATTTTCGGATGTCAAAACGACGGATTGGTACTCTCCATTTATTGAGGCTGTTAAAGATTATATGACGGGCTATCGTACCGCCGACGGGAGCTACATTTTCAACCCGACAGCCCCGGCATTACGTGAAGATATCACGGTCGCACTTGTAAAACTCAAGGGATACGACGTTTCCCGCCTTGCGAACCGGAGTATTATTGAGGCCATGTTCAAGGACTATGCAGGTATTTCCGAAGCCGCCAAGGATTACGTTGCTGTTGCTGTTGAAAATGGGCTCGTATCCGGGTATCAGGACGAAACATTCCGTCCGCAGGCTTCGATAACCCGTGCTGAGGCCGCTACATTGCTCTGGAGAGCTTATCAATACGGTAATGATAACAAAAGTGTTGGCGGCGGAAATCAAACGACCACAACAACGCCTACGCCGCCGGTAACGCAACCGACTTCACCGACAACGCAACAACCACCCCTGCCAGTGAAGTTTAGCGTGGATACCTTGGTGGGCGGACTCGGGAAAGGCCAAATCGATGGGCCAGTCAGACAAGCAAAAATTTCCGAAGTTCAAAGTATGGTTATCGATAAGGATAACAACATTTTCTTTCTTGATGGGGACGACAGGAACTTTTTGAAAATACGCAAATTCAACAATGCCAATGGTACAGTGGAAACAAAGACCATTGACCGGACATTCGATTGGGATTATATCGCCGATGATAAAACAGTAACGCATCTGGATTACAGCAAGTTCAAACCGCAAAAGCTGGCATACAACGGAGCCAGCAATAAAGTTTATGTGGGTGGTACTAACCATATCGACATCATCTATGAACTGTCTCCCGTTGTTCAAGTAGCCACATATAGCAGTGATAGCAATGGCAAGTTTGACTTTATCGGGTTTGATAATCATCAATCGTTGACGTTCGGCGTGAGCTATTATGGCAATGGCAGCACAAAGATATTTCAGGGAGAGAAGGGTGGACAAGCTTCCTCTTTAGCCAATAGCAAAGAATCGACAGGCGTTGATCTCTTGCCTCGTTCCATAGATGACCTGTATCGAACCATGTCAGATGCGATCATTGCAGAACAGGCAATCTATACATTGAACACCTATAACAAATCCCTCTCAAAGGTTCAGCTTTATCCTCGTAAAGTCGAAACCATTGCGACTTTCAACAATATCGAGTTTGACTGTCTGGTCGCACATGAAGGCAAATTCTATGTAGCCAGCGGAACTACTATTTATGAAATCGGACTGGACGGCAGCCGCTCGATCTACCTAGACGGAAAAGACCTGACCTACAATGACGGCAACCCGATCAATAAAATCAGCCAGTTGAGTTTCGACAGCAATGGCAACGTTATTGTCTACGACGACGACAACAAAGCAATCCGTCGAATCAATCTTGTATGA